A single window of Culicoides brevitarsis isolate CSIRO-B50_1 chromosome 3, AGI_CSIRO_Cbre_v1, whole genome shotgun sequence DNA harbors:
- the LOC134836149 gene encoding splicing factor 3B subunit 3, protein MYLYNLTLQKATGITHAVHGSFSGTKQQEILLSRGKSLELVRPDPNTGKVHTLLQIEVFGVIRSLMSFRLTGGTKDYAVIGSDSGRIVILEYNPQKNTMEKVHQETFGKTGCRRIVPGQYLAIDPKGRAVMIGAIEKQKLVYILNRDSEARLTISSPLEAHKSYNLCYHMVGVDVGFDNPMFACLEIDYEEADSDPTGDAAQKAQQTLTFYELDLGLNHVVRKYSEPLEEHANFLISVPGGNDGPSGVLVCSENYLTYKNLGDQRDIRCPIPRRRNDLDDPERGMIFICSATHRTKSMFFFLIQTEQGDIFKVTLETDSNDVVIEIKLKYFDTTPPATAMCVLKTGFLFVACEFGNHYLYQIAHLGDDDDEPEFSSAMPLEEGDTFFFAPRTLRNLVMVDELHSYAPILGCQVADLANEDTPQVYLSCGRGPRSSIRVLRHGLEVSEMAVSELPGNPNAVWTVKKRIDDEFDAYIIVSFVNATLVLSIGDTVEEVTDSGFLGTTPTLCCSALGDDALVQVYPDGIRHIRADKRVNEWKAPGKKTIVKCAVNQRQVVIALSGGELVYFEMDPTGQLNEYTERKRMPSEVLCMALGSVPEGEMRSWFLAVGLVDNTVRIISLDPNDCLSPRSMQALPFAAESLCIVEMGSGETVKSSGDDDDEGVAVSSKSGTIYLNIGLCNGVLLRTILDPVTGDLQDTRTRYLGSRPVKLFRIKVQDAEAVLAMSSRSWLSYYYQNRYYLTPLSYETLEYASGFSSEQCAEGIVAISTNTLRILALEKLGAVFNQITFPLEYTPKRFCIHESTRLIIAETDHNAYTEETKTERKHQMAEGIREEAGEDQQELANEMADAFLNEILPEDTFSSPKAGQGMWASQIRIMDSINGQTIAKYTMKQNEAITSLTIVKFAIDGRAYVIVGGTKDMQLNPRITNNGFIDTYRISDIACSGLEFVHRTEVDDVPGALCPFNGRILAGVGRILRIYDLGQKKLLRKCENKHIPNCIVGLQSMGQRVYVSDVQESVFCVKYKRNENQLVIFADDTYPRWITSTALMDYDTVAAADKFGNITILRLPHSISDDVDEDPTGNKALWDRGLLNGASQKAENVCTFHAGEVVMSLQKATLIPGGSESLIYATLSGTVGALVPFTSREDFDFFQHLEMHMRNENPPLCGRDHLSYRSSYYVVKNVMDGDLCEQYSALDPAKQKSIAQDLGRTPNEIAKKLEDVRTRYAF, encoded by the exons ATGTATTTGTACAATTTAACGCTACAAAAGGCCACGGGCATCACGCATGCAGTACACGGCAGTTTTTCCGGCACGAAGCAACAGGAAATCCTGCTTTCGCGTGGCAAAAGCTTGGAATTGGTGCGTCCGGATCCGAATACAGGCAAAGTTCATACGTTGTTGCAGATTGAGGTGTTTGGCGTGATACGGTCCTTGATGTCGTTTCGGTTGACTGGAGGaacaaaag ATTACGCAGTTATTGGCTCAGATTCCGGTCGCATCGTCATTTTGGAGTACAATCCGCAGAAAAACACGATGGAAAAGGTGCATCAAGAGACTTTCGGCAAAACGGGATGTCGTCGCATCGTTCCCGGACAATATTTGGCAATCGACCCAAAGGGGCGCGCTGTCATGATTGGCGCCATTGAGAAACAAAAACTCGTGTACATCCTCAACAGAGACAGCGAAGCACGTTTAACGATTTCTTCTCCGCTGGAGGCGCATAAATCTTACAATTTGTGTTATCACATGGTTGGCGTCGACGTCGGTTTCGACAATCCCATGTTCGCTTGCTTGGAAATCGATTACGAAGAAGCGGATTCCGATCCGACGGGAGATGCCGCGCAAAAAGCTCAAcaaactttaactttttacgAATTGGATCTCGGTTTGAATCACGTGGTGCGAAAATATTCCGAGCCACTCGAGGAACAtgcgaattttttgatttctgtTCCGGGCGGGAATGATGGTCCTTCGGGAGTTCTCGTTTGCTCCGAAAATTACTTAACCTACAAAAATCTCGGAGACCAAAGAGACATTCGATGCCCAATTCCGCGTCGCCGCAACGATTTAGACGATCCCGAACGCGGCATGATCTTCATTTGCTCCGCCACGCATCGCACAAAATCCATGTTTTTCTTCCTCATTCAAACGGAGCAAGGAGACATCTTCAAAGTCACCCTCGAAACGGACAGCAACGATGTCGTCATCGAAATTAAGCTCAAATATTTCGACACAACGCCTCCAGCAACGGCAATGTGTGTCCTCAAAACGGGATTTTTGTTCGTGGCATGCGAATTCGGGAATCATTATTTGTACCAAATTGCTCATTTGggcgatgatgacgacgaaccCGAATTTAGCTCGGCGATGCCACTCGAGGAAGGCGATACTTTCTTCTTTGCGCCTCGAACCTTACGAAATTTAGTCATGGTTGATGAGTTGCACTCGTATGCGCCAATTTTGGGATGTCAAGTTGCGGATTTGGCGAACGAGGATACGCCACAGGTGTATTTGTCGTGCGGCAGAGGCCCGAGATCGTCAATTCGGGTGCTGAGACACGGCTTGGAAGTGTCGGAAATGGCAGTTTCGGAACTTCCCGGTAATCCGAATGCTGTGTGGACTGTGAAAAAACGCATTGATG atGAATTTGATGCTTATATTATTGTGTCCTTCGTGAATGCCACGCTCGTACTGAGCATTGGTGACACTGTGGAAGAAGTGACAGACAGCGGATTTCTCGGAACAACGCCAACTTTGTGTTGCTCGGCGCTTGGGGATGACGCCTTGGTGCAAGTTTATCCCGATGGCATTCGTCACATTCGTGCGGATAAGAGAGTTAATGAGTGGAAGGCGCCCGGGAAGAAAACTATCGTGAAATGTGCGGTGAATCAGAGACAGGTTGTCATTGCGTTGTCGGGCGGGGAGCTGGTTTACTTCGAAATGGATCCC acTGGTCAATTAAACGAATACACCGAACGCAAACGCATGCCCTCCGAAGTCCTTTGCATGGCTCTCGGCTCTGTTCCTGAAGGCGAAATGCGTTCATGGTTCCTCGCTGTTGGCTTAGTGGACAACACCGTTCGCATTATTTCACTCGATCCGAATGATTGTCTCTCGCCACGTTCCATGCAAGCCTTACCTTTTGCTGCAGAATCCCTGTGCATCGTCGAAATGGGTTCAGGCGAAACTGTAAAATCCTCcggcgacgatgacgacgaaggAGTTGCCGTTTCCTCGAAATCCGGAACGATTTACCTGAACATTGGCTTGTGCAACGGAGTCCTTTTACGAACGATTTTGGATCCGGTGACGGGAGATTTGCAAGATACCCGAACACGATATTTGGGTTCGCGTCCCGTAAAATTATTCAGGATCAAAGTTCAAGACGCAGAGGCAGTTTTAGCGATGTCTTCACGTTCTTGGCTGAGCTATTACTACCAAAATCGGTATTATTTGACGCCGTTGTCGTACGAAACGTTGGAATATGCTTCGGGATTTTCGTCTGAACAGTGCGCTGAAGGCATTGTCGCTATTTCGACCAACACTTTGCGTATTCTGGCACTCGAAAAACTCGGCGCGGTGTTCAATCAGATCACATTTCCGCTGGAATACACCCCGAAAAGGTTCTGCATCCACGAATCGACGAGATTAATCATCGCGGAGACCGATCACAATGCTTACACGGAAGAAACAAAGACCGAACGGAAACATCAGATGGCGGAAGGCATTCGCGAAGAAGCTGGCGAAGATCAACAAGAGCTTGCAAATGAGATGGCGGATgcttttttgaacgaaatccTTCCGGAAGACACTTTTTCGTCGCCAAAAGCCGGACAAGGCATGTGGGCATCCCAAATTCGCATCATGGATTCGATAAACGGACAAACAATCGCCAAATACACGATGAAACAGAACGAGGCGATCACAAGTCTCACAATTGTCAAGTTTGCCATCGATGGTAGAGCCTATGTCATTGTCGGAGGAACAAAAGACATGCAACTGAACCCTCGAATAACGAACAACGGCTTCATCGACACCTACAGAATCTCCGATATCGCATGCAGTGGCTTGGAATTCGTGCATCGGACAGAAGTTGACGACGTTCCAGGTGCATTGTGTCCCTTTAACGGTCGGATTTTGGCAGGAGTCGGTCGAATTTTGCGAATTTATGATCTCGGACAGAAAAAACTCTTGAGAAAATGCGAAAATAAACATATCCCCAATTGTATTGTCGGTCTCCAGTCGATGGGACAACGCGTTTATGTCTCGGACGTGCAAGAATCCGTCTTTTGTGTCAAATATAAACGCAACGAAAATCAACTTGTGATATTTGCGGATGACACATACCCGCGTTGGATCACCTCGACGGCCCTCATGGACTACGATACTGTTGCCGCTGCCGATAAATTCGGTAACATCACAATTTTGCGACTTCCGCACTCGATTTCCGACGATGTTGATGAAGATCCGACGGGAAATAAGGCGCTTTGGGATCGCGGATTGCTGAATGGCGCCTCGCAAAAAGCCGAAAATGTTTGTACATTCCATGCGGGTGAAGTTGTCATGTCGCTACAAAAGGCGACACTTATCCCGGGCGGGTCAGAATCCCTGATTTATGCGACGTTAAGTGGAACTGTGGGAGCATTGGTGCCATTTACGAGTAGGGAAGACTTTGATTTCTTTCAACATTTGGAGATGCACATGCGAAATGAGAATCCGCCGCTTTGTGGAAGAGATCATTTGAGTTATCGCAGCTCGTATTATGTCGTGAAGAACGTTATGGATGGCGATTTGTGCGAACAGTATAGCGCACTCGATCCGGCAAAGCAGAAAAGTATCGCGCAAGATCTGGGAAGGACTCCGAATGAAATTGCCAAGAAGTTGGAGGATGTTAGGACGAGATATGCGTTCTAA
- the LOC134833234 gene encoding protein FRG1 homolog, whose translation MSDYDQVRKGKLIFKGESSSSKSSKRKHKKHKKEKSEKRRRIVDPDAEKHGGWWKVTEVEQIVGSIAIQFGQSYVKALDNGLFTLGAPKTIGEGPSPEEILTASRNDTKISFKSGYGKYLRIEKDNTITGRSDAIGPLEEMEPVFENGKTAILTHNGNFLSVDPEDDALVALRKKVGAEEICTIRSCQPRELHDDSKDIPLEEKEDDLNQVEINYVKKFQKFQDHKLRISKEDKTALEKAKAEGLLHEALLDRRSKMKADRYCK comes from the exons atGTCTGACTACGATCAAGTTCGCAAAGGAAAGCTAATTTTCAAGGGCGAAAGTTCGAGTTCGAAGAGCTCGAAGCGAAAACACAAGAAgcataaaaaggaaaaatccgaaaaaagaCGCCGCATCGTCGATCCCGACGCGGAAAAGCACGGCGGATGGTGGAAAGTCACCGAAGTCGAGCAAATTGTGGGCAGCATCGCCATCCAATTCGGGCAATCGTACGTCAAGGCACTCGATAATGGACTTTTTACCCTTGGAGCGCCCAAAACAATCGGCGAAGGGCCATCTCCGGAGGAAATTTTGACTGCAAGTCgcaatgacacaaaaatttcgttcaaatcTGGGTACGGAAAGTACTTGAGAATCGAAAAAGATAACACAATTACCGGTAGAAGCGACGCCATCGGGCCCTTAGAGGAAATGGAACCCGTTTTCGAGAACGGAAAGACAGCAATTTTGACTCACAATGGAAATTTCTTGTCCGTTGACCCCGAAGATGATGCTTTGGTTGCTCTCCGAAAGAAAGTTGGAGCGGAAGAAATTTGcac aatcagAAGTTGTCAACCTCGCGAGCTCCATGACGACTCAAAAGACATTCCCTTAGAGGAAAAAGAAGACGATTTGAACCAAGTCGAGATAAATTACGTGAAAAAGTTCCAAAAATTCCAAGATCACAAACTAAGGATAAGTAAAGAGGACAAAACGGCACTCGAAAAGGCAAAAGCAGAGGGATTGTTGCATGAAGCCTTGTTGGATCGACGAAGCAAAATGAAAGCTGATCGttattgcaaataa